A genomic window from Caldicellulosiruptor kronotskyensis 2002 includes:
- the dusB gene encoding tRNA dihydrouridine synthase DusB, giving the protein MLDIRGKIFLAPMAGFTDKVFRRLCSRFGADVTVTEMVSSKALVLGSAKTKELISFSDEEKIRGVQIFGNDPEVMAQSVKILQDEFEYHFIDINMGCPVPKLVRSGEGCALMKNPSLAAKIVEEVAKVSRKPVSVKIRKGFDDENINAPEFAYILQESGASFVTVHGRTRAQLYSGKADWEIIRKVKEKLKIPVIANGDIVDFESAKKAYEVTRADSIMIGRAALGNPWVFLQIKEGFEKGYVETKVLPHMKIRVAIEFFTQLCSEKGDKMAVLEARKHLSFFVKGIENAAKIRDKINRINNATELLEFLKELASSLEKKESFVDNIL; this is encoded by the coding sequence ATGCTTGACATCAGAGGAAAAATCTTTTTAGCACCCATGGCTGGATTTACAGACAAGGTTTTCAGAAGACTTTGCTCAAGATTTGGAGCAGATGTCACGGTGACAGAGATGGTCAGCAGCAAAGCACTTGTGCTTGGCAGTGCAAAGACAAAAGAGCTCATTTCATTTTCAGATGAAGAGAAGATAAGAGGTGTTCAAATTTTTGGTAACGACCCTGAAGTTATGGCACAGTCTGTAAAGATATTGCAGGATGAGTTTGAATACCATTTTATTGACATAAACATGGGCTGTCCTGTTCCGAAGCTTGTGAGAAGCGGAGAAGGATGTGCCCTGATGAAAAACCCTTCTTTGGCTGCGAAGATAGTCGAAGAGGTTGCAAAGGTAAGTAGAAAACCTGTATCTGTCAAAATTCGAAAGGGATTTGATGATGAAAATATTAATGCTCCTGAATTTGCATACATCCTGCAAGAAAGCGGAGCCTCTTTTGTGACAGTTCATGGAAGAACAAGGGCTCAGCTGTACTCTGGAAAAGCTGACTGGGAGATAATCAGAAAGGTAAAAGAAAAGCTCAAAATTCCGGTTATTGCGAACGGAGATATAGTAGATTTTGAGTCTGCGAAAAAAGCGTATGAAGTAACAAGAGCTGATAGCATCATGATAGGAAGAGCGGCGCTTGGGAACCCTTGGGTGTTTCTTCAGATCAAAGAAGGGTTTGAAAAGGGGTATGTTGAAACTAAGGTTTTACCTCATATGAAGATAAGAGTTGCGATTGAGTTTTTCACGCAGCTTTGCAGTGAAAAAGGCGATAAGATGGCAGTCTTGGAAGCAAGAAAGCACCTTAGTTTTTTTGTAAAAGGAATTGAGAATGCCGCTAAGATAAGAGATAAAATTAACAGAATAAATAATGCTACAGAGCTTTTAGAGTTTCTTAAAGAGCTTGCATCTTCTCTTGAGAAAAAAGAAAGCTTTGTCGATAATATCTTATAG